The nucleotide window TTTCAGGGCCTGATGTGAGAAAAACTGGGCTGCCAGGAATACAAACACTACAGCCACCAGAAAGGTAATCACCAGCGTCCAGAAGAGATGTTGCAGCTGCCCCAGGCCGTATTCATCCTGGGCTGCGGCGGTGACAATATAGGGCGTTCCGTTATGGTTGAACAGGAATCCTACCACCTGCAGCGGACCTTCATGAAAGGCGATCTGCCGCTGTTCAATGATCTCACGGATCATCTGTTTGGTTTCCTTTACCTTGTCTATGTCTACAGCATCGTGATATAACAGGTGAAAGGCCGTATCATAGACGGCGACCTCCTCCTGGGAGCGGGAACCGCCAGCATTCTTATAGATCAGTTGTAATACTTCAGGGCTTATTTTGGCGTCGAGGAGCAGGTTGGCCTTGGTAATAGCCTGCTGTTGCAGGTTTTTGTAATACTCTTCTTCACGGTCCTGGGAGTACGAAATATACACCACCCATGCAAATACCAGCAGCAGCGCTGCGATCATACCGGTAAATAAGAGGGTCAGCCTGTTACGGATCTTCATGGTCAGCCAGCTTTAAAAATGAATCCCATACCGGGTTTGGTATGGATCAGTTTTACTTCAAATGCCTTGTCTACTTTTTTACGGAGATAGTTAATATAAACATCGATGAAATTGGTGCCGGTATCGAAATGGGTTTCCCATACATTCTCTGCGATCTCGGCTCTGGACAGCACTCTTTCCTTGTTTTGCAGCATGTATTCCAGCAGGCGAAACTCTTTGGGTGTGAGGTTGATCTCCATACCGTTGCGGGTCACACTTTTGGTTTGCAGGTCCATTTCCAGGTCTGCATAACGTAATACGGCTGCTTGTGGCGTTACTACGCCATGGTTACGTTTTAGCAGGGCGCGGATACGCACCAGCAGCTCCCGCAGGTCGAAGGGTTTTACGAGGTAGTCATCAGCGCCGGCATCGAAACCTTCTACTTTATCGTCGGTGGTACCGAGTGCTGTCAGCATGAGGATGGGAATAGAGGGCAGGGCCGCTCTGACTGCGCGGCTCAGCTCCAGGCCATTGATACGGGGCAATACGATATCGGTGATGACCAGATCGAAGCCACCGCCCAATGCCAGTTTAAGTCCCGCTTCACCATCCCAGGCCAGTGTTACGGTATAGCCCTGTTCTTCCAGCCCGCGCCGGATCAGTGTTCCAACGCGTTCTTCATCTTCTATGACTAAAATTTTCATGATGCAGAAAAGTCAAAGCTATCCATTTTTTCCTTTTCTACCGTACAAAATAGTCCCAGGCAGCTTTGCCGATGGAGGCGATAGTACGTTCACGGGTTTCCTGGTCAGCATAGGAGTCTTTTATGAAGATGGTGATAATCAGGTGTTTTCCGTCGGGCAGCGTGATGATACCGGCATCATTAGTGGCGCGGGTAAGGCCGTCCACAGTCCCTGAAGTGCCTGTTTTATGCGCCACCACGGTGCCTTTGGGCAACTGGGCTTTCAGTCTTCTGGCACCGGGTCCTGAATTCACGAGGATGTCCAACAGATAACGATAGCTGCTGTCTGATAAAACATGGCCGGTATAGAATTTTTTAAACAGGGCTGTCATCGCTTCTGGTGTAGACCAGTTCCGGTACTGCATCGGTTCATTGGGCACCTGTACCTGTTCTGTCAGTGCAATCTGCATATCTTTGATCCCGAGGCGGTGCACATATTTGTCTGCTACCTTTACGCCGCCGATGATACGCAATAATACGTCGCAGGCAGAACCATCGCTTTCGGCCACATTGTAACGGAGCAGCTCCGTTATAGACACGTCTATATTACCGGCAGGATGTTCATCTCTGAGCGGACTGTGTCCCATTTTAGGGATATAGTCTGAAGGCAGTACCCGTATCTGCTGATGCATAGAGAGCTTTCCCTTGTCTACTTCGTCCAGTACCGCCATGGCTATCGGGAACTTATACACGCTTTGCATGGGGAATCGCATCTTACTGTTCAATCCCACGGTCTCTCCTGTTTCCAGTATGGTGGCACATACGCCTACTGTGCCTTTGGAGCCGGCAGCGATTTCTTCAAATTTTTTCGTCAGTGGTTGCTGGGTCATGGCAACAAGTGGGCCCAAAAGTACTGCAATGAACAGTGACAAACGTTGGTAAATCATAAATAAATTAAGATAAACTATATATGTAAAAGGATATACAAATATATAAAAAGCGGATCGGCGTAATCCCTTGATTTCATGGTTATTTATCATGCAAGCTCACAATTTTGACAGATGACTGCAGCATCCGGCATTTTGCGCTTAGAATTTAGCTTTACAGATATTATTTTTATCCTCAAAAAGAAAGGCTTTGAGTAAACCAATATTAGTTATAAAATTCGGTACGGCGTCTATCACACATGGCAATGGTGATCTGGACGAGACCGTTATAGCAGGCATAGCGCGGCAGGTAGCCGAGTTGCATCAGCAGTATCATATCGTGCTGGTATCTTCCGGAGCGGTAGCTGCCGGCAAACAATATCTAACACAATATAGTGGCACGATCAGCGAACGTAAGGCTGCCGCCGCTATCGGCAACCCCTTGCTGCTGAGTAAATACAGCCGTTACTTTGCACCCTACAATATTGCAGTGGCACAGAGCTTATGTGAAAGGCAGCATTTCTCCAACAGGGATCAGTTTCTGCAACTGAAACGCACCTACGAAGAATTATGGGCCAGCAACATTATTCCCATCGCCAATGAGAACGATGTGGTGAGCAGCCTGGAGCTGAAGTTTTCTGACAACGATGAGCTGGCCACGCTGATTGCTGTGGGCTTCGGGGCGTCACTGCTGTTGTTCAGTACCAGCGTGGCAGGTGTACTGGACCGCAACGGACAGGTAGTACCACAGATAGATGTAATCGATAAATCCGCCCTTTCCCTGGCCGACAAGGAAAAATCCGCGCTGGGCCTGGGTGGTATGGTATCCAAGCTTACCTTTGCACGCCTGGCCACCCGTATGGGCATCCGTGTAGTGATTTTCGGTATTCGTACTACTGACGGTATCCTCAATGCTATAGCTGGCAAAACAGGCACCTTATGTCTCCCACAGCCGTGCAGCATGCCCGCACGCAGAAAATGGCTGGCCAGCGGTAGTCTGGTGACCGGCAGGATACAGATAGATGCCGGCGCACAGGAAGCAATCGAAAAACGCCATAGTCTGCTCGCAGTGGGTGTTAAAGAGGTACTGGAGAAATTTGAGTGCGGAGAAGTGATAGAGATCGTCAACGAAGAAAAGATCGCCATTGCTGTGGGCAGGACCAAAATATCATCCGACGTACTGGAAAATAATCATAAGGCACAGAATATTGAAGTGGCGCATGCCGATGACATTGTGCTGTTATAAATGTAATATATCATGACTATTCAACCCCTCCTCGAAAAAGCCCGACAGGCCACGGAATCCATCCGCACCCTGCCGGACGCGCAGAAACAGGCACTGCTGCAACATCTGTCACGGTCACTTACCGAAAACATTCCGGCTATCATCGCCGCCAATAAAAAAGATCTGGACCTGATGCCGGACGAAGACCCTAAAAAAGATCGTCTGCTGCTCAACGCCCAACGTATCCGCAGCCTCGCTGCCAGCCTCAACGATATCGCCCGTCTCCCTGACCCGGTCAACCAGCTGCTGCTGGAAAACCACCTGGAAAACGGATTGCTGGTACAGAAAAAAACCGTCCCCCTCGGCGTTGTAGGCGTCATCTACGAATCACGCCCCAACGTAACCGTTGACGTGGCCGCCCTCTGTATCCGCTCCGGCAACGTATGCGTGCTGCGCGGTGGCTCCGATGCCATTCATACCAACACTTGCCTGGTGGCGCTCATACAGGACGCCCTACGCCAGTTTGATGCCGACGAAAACACAGTACAACTGTTGCCTCCCGATCGTGCCCTGGTAACAGAAATGCTCACCGCCGTCAAATACATCGACATCATCATCCCCCGCGGCTCCCAGCAGCTAATAGACTTTGTACGTGCCAATTCCCGCGTGCCCGTAATAGAAACCGGCGCCGGTGTATGTCATACCTACGTGGAACGTTCCGCCAACCTCGAACAGGCCGCTGCCATCGTCACCAATGCCAAAGTATCCAGGCCTTCCGTTTGCAACGCACTCGACACCGTACTGGTGGATACCGCCGTGGCAGCCGACTTCATCGCATTGCTGGCACCACAGCTGGCCGCTTATAATGTAGACATATATGCGGAACCGTTAGCCTACGCCCTGCTGGAGGCCAACCACTACCCTCACCTTCATCCCGCCAGTACAGAAGACT belongs to Chitinophaga sp. HK235 and includes:
- the bla gene encoding class A beta-lactamase: MIYQRLSLFIAVLLGPLVAMTQQPLTKKFEEIAAGSKGTVGVCATILETGETVGLNSKMRFPMQSVYKFPIAMAVLDEVDKGKLSMHQQIRVLPSDYIPKMGHSPLRDEHPAGNIDVSITELLRYNVAESDGSACDVLLRIIGGVKVADKYVHRLGIKDMQIALTEQVQVPNEPMQYRNWSTPEAMTALFKKFYTGHVLSDSSYRYLLDILVNSGPGARRLKAQLPKGTVVAHKTGTSGTVDGLTRATNDAGIITLPDGKHLIITIFIKDSYADQETRERTIASIGKAAWDYFVR
- a CDS encoding glutamate-5-semialdehyde dehydrogenase, with amino-acid sequence MTIQPLLEKARQATESIRTLPDAQKQALLQHLSRSLTENIPAIIAANKKDLDLMPDEDPKKDRLLLNAQRIRSLAASLNDIARLPDPVNQLLLENHLENGLLVQKKTVPLGVVGVIYESRPNVTVDVAALCIRSGNVCVLRGGSDAIHTNTCLVALIQDALRQFDADENTVQLLPPDRALVTEMLTAVKYIDIIIPRGSQQLIDFVRANSRVPVIETGAGVCHTYVERSANLEQAAAIVTNAKVSRPSVCNALDTVLVDTAVAADFIALLAPQLAAYNVDIYAEPLAYALLEANHYPHLHPASTEDFGREFLSLKCSIKVVPNTAAALEHIQEYSSRHSEAIISRDPIVSEQFLNTVDAAAVYVNASTRFTDGGVFGLGAEIGISTQKLHARGPFALEKLVTEKWFVYGSGQTRL
- the proB gene encoding glutamate 5-kinase, with product MSKPILVIKFGTASITHGNGDLDETVIAGIARQVAELHQQYHIVLVSSGAVAAGKQYLTQYSGTISERKAAAAIGNPLLLSKYSRYFAPYNIAVAQSLCERQHFSNRDQFLQLKRTYEELWASNIIPIANENDVVSSLELKFSDNDELATLIAVGFGASLLLFSTSVAGVLDRNGQVVPQIDVIDKSALSLADKEKSALGLGGMVSKLTFARLATRMGIRVVIFGIRTTDGILNAIAGKTGTLCLPQPCSMPARRKWLASGSLVTGRIQIDAGAQEAIEKRHSLLAVGVKEVLEKFECGEVIEIVNEEKIAIAVGRTKISSDVLENNHKAQNIEVAHADDIVLL
- a CDS encoding response regulator transcription factor gives rise to the protein MKILVIEDEERVGTLIRRGLEEQGYTVTLAWDGEAGLKLALGGGFDLVITDIVLPRINGLELSRAVRAALPSIPILMLTALGTTDDKVEGFDAGADDYLVKPFDLRELLVRIRALLKRNHGVVTPQAAVLRYADLEMDLQTKSVTRNGMEINLTPKEFRLLEYMLQNKERVLSRAEIAENVWETHFDTGTNFIDVYINYLRKKVDKAFEVKLIHTKPGMGFIFKAG